Within the Desulfuromonas sp. genome, the region TTTCCGGAGATGCCGAGGCGAACCCACCCGACCTGGCTACTGATAACGGGTACGGTAATATCGTAAACAACGACTCCACTGGTCAGCAACTTCCGGGTGTTGACCGCGTCGGAATAAAGATCGGGAATCGTGTCCAGAAGCTCGATCGGAAAAAACTCTCCGAATGAATGGGCCAGAACATGTTTGTCAGCGGCTGTGACAAAAAATGAGTAGACGATGTCATCTTCAATATCTTTGCTGGCTTTTGCCAGACGAGAGAGAGCCAGGCGATCTTCCGTCACCATGGCATTGGAGCCGTTTTCAGCCAGCTGCTTGGCGACCGATACACCTCTTTTCAAAAGCTCGTTGGTTAATTTTTCCGAGAATTCAGTTTTGACATAAACGGCGGCGGCACTTCCCAGGGTGACCAGCATGCCGGTGATAACCAGAATGATCTTCAGGGAAATTGAGGGGCGAAAACGGTTTTTTACGGATTGCCAGTTCATTGCTTTTCAACAAAAGCTTTCATTGCACGAATTGAATCGTAGTCTGAATCTTCGCCGGGAACGAAGCGATTGATCATCATTTTATCGAGGATCTCTTTCCCTTCCGGGTCCTTATGCATGTTGAAAAGAATCTCGCGTATTTTCGATTGAGTCGATTCCGGCAGATCCGGTCGTACAACCAGCGGTGGAATGCCGAAAGGCCGCGATTTTTTGATGATCCGGGTTTTTACCGCAACTTCAGGATTGATGCTGTTGAGATAGTCCCAGATCAGGCTGTCGACGGCGGCACCATCGACAACCTTTTCGATAACTGCCTGGATAGAGGCGTCGTGTGCATAGGTGAATATGGTCTTGCCGAAAAAATTTTCAGGTGTTTCGCCGATCTGGGCAAGCCAGTAGTTCGGAACAATCATGCCGCTGTTCGATTTTGGATCGGTAAAGGCGAAAACCTTGCCGCGCAAATCTTCCAGTTTTCGGGCCGGGCTGTCGGCCGGAACGATCAGGTAGGAGAAGTAAATCGGTCCCTGCTCGACTTCCGGGAGGGCCAGCAGCTTGAGCCCGAATTGTTTCCTCCCCTCGACATAGGGTCCGCCGCAAACAAAGGCAATGTCCAGTTTTTGATCTTCAAGTAGCCTGTTGATTTCGTCATAGGTTCCGCGATCGACGATTTTGATTTTCTCGCCCATGCGGTTGCCAACGTATTGAATCAATCGTTTGTAATACTGGTACCCCTCACGAGGCATGATCATCGAGCCGATACCGAAACTGAGCGTCGGGTTGGGGTTGTTCTGTTGTAATAGCTCGTTGGCGACGCGGTTTGTCAGGTCGACAGTGTGGCTGGCTTTTTCATCGGAACAGCCTGCGCAGAGAAGGAGAAGGCTCATCGCCAGCCAATAGCAAACCGACCGGAATCGACCCTTTTTTATCCGAGGGCAATAGGCAGCTGTCATGGACTTTTCTCCTGGAAATTAAAGTGTTTTTACTTTAGCAGGAATAAAGCGCTCTGTCAGCTCTCTTTCTCCGATGAACCAATAGCCGGGGCGATCTCTTTTTTGTTGGTCATCTGGATAAACTTGATGAAGCCGAGAAAGGCAACAATGCTGAAGAAGAAACCGCGGAACTTGCCGGGTTGCTTGCCTTCGCTGACAAAGACGACTTCGGGGTTGACCGGCATGTTCTGCTCTCTGGCAAGTTGGAGTAGCTTGTCACGATTTGCAGTCGAGGTCAGCCAGCTGGCCGTCATGCCGGTAATATTGCGTTGCGGGTAAAATGCCCCTCGATTGTTGACAAGGAAGCTCTGGCGGGCCTCTTGCGTATCGAAATCGAGCACATATCTTTTCAGGGTTTCAAGGACTTCCGGTCGTCTCGTTTCAATAACGACCGAGATTGAGTGATTGTCATTGTTGCTGACAAGCGGCACAAAAAAAGGCCCTGATTCAAAAGTTTCAACCTGGCCGCTTGGATTGATCGCCTGTTCGAGGTCGAGATAGCCCCCTTCGATGTTCAGCCATTCGCGCGGAGCGCCGGTCTGTTCCAGTTCGGAAATTGAAATGCTGAGAGGATCCGGGTTTCTGAAGAAAAGACTGAGGTCGTGATAGCCGAGCCAGGCCAGAACCAGACAAATTGCCAACAGGGTGAATCTGAATCGTTTCATGAACTATCCCAATAAAAGAGGGCCGCCTGTGACAGGCGGCCCCAAGGCTATTGCAAAATAACAACGAGAGTCAAGTTTTTATGCTTCAGCAGCATCGACTACTTCCGCACCCTTCTTTTTGGTCAGAAGCGAGACAATGACCAGGGTGATGAAGCTGAGCGGGATCGAAATTGCCGCCGGGCTGTTGAAGCTGATCGGTGCATCGCTCGGCAGCATGCCGTAGCGGACGAACATGTCGGGCGAAATCAGGATGATGCCCAGAGCCGTGGTCAGGCCGACAAAGATCGAGGCGGCGACACCCTGTCCGGTGGTTTTCTTCCAGAACAGGATCATCAGAATTGCCGGAAGGTTAGCCGAAGCAGCGACCGCGAAGGCCCAGCCGACGAGGAAGGAGACGTTCATCCCTTCGAAGACGATGCCGAGATAGATGGCGATGCCGCCGACGACGACAGCCGAGATCTTGCCGGCCCGAACTTTGCCGGTATCGGTCATCTGCATACCGAGGAAACGGTCCATCAGGTCATGGGCCACCGCACCGGAAGCAGCGACGATCAGGCCCGATACCGTGCCGAGTACGGTCGCGAAGGCGATCGAAGAAATAATCGAGAACAGCACGACACCGAACGAGAGAGCAAGCAGCGGTGCGCTCATATTGTTGTCGGTCAGGTTGATGACGCCGTTGGTCATGGCTCCGATACCCAGGAACAGGGTTAAGACATAAAAGAAACTGATGGCGGCGATGCCGACGATGGTCGACTTCCGCGCAGCAGCCTGGCTCGGAACCGTGTAGTAGCGGATCAGGATGTGCGGCAGGGCTGCGGTGCCGCAGAACAGGGCGATCATCAGCGAGATGAAGTTGAACTTCTGAGTGCCGGTCGCATTGTCGACCTTGAACTTCAGACCGGGACGGAGCATCCGGTCGCCAGGAGTCGGCTTCTGGAAGTAGACCAGGGTCTTGGCGTCAGCTTCCTCGATATATTTTTTGCCCCAGAGGACGATGGTGCTGTCCTTGACGGCCGAAAGGTAAGAGAACGGT harbors:
- a CDS encoding phosphate/phosphite/phosphonate ABC transporter substrate-binding protein, encoding MTAAYCPRIKKGRFRSVCYWLAMSLLLLCAGCSDEKASHTVDLTNRVANELLQQNNPNPTLSFGIGSMIMPREGYQYYKRLIQYVGNRMGEKIKIVDRGTYDEINRLLEDQKLDIAFVCGGPYVEGRKQFGLKLLALPEVEQGPIYFSYLIVPADSPARKLEDLRGKVFAFTDPKSNSGMIVPNYWLAQIGETPENFFGKTIFTYAHDASIQAVIEKVVDGAAVDSLIWDYLNSINPEVAVKTRIIKKSRPFGIPPLVVRPDLPESTQSKIREILFNMHKDPEGKEILDKMMINRFVPGEDSDYDSIRAMKAFVEKQ